A window from Megalops cyprinoides isolate fMegCyp1 chromosome 8, fMegCyp1.pri, whole genome shotgun sequence encodes these proteins:
- the ndufs3 gene encoding NADH dehydrogenase [ubiquinone] iron-sulfur protein 3, mitochondrial, translated as MAARLVGFVRGGLSRSFKFPNRSVAFVQARSEATTTETRPTVRPKDAVTHNQLSSFGEYVAEMLPKYVQQVQVTFFNELEVMIHPDGVIPVLTFLRDHTNAQFKNMTDLTAVDIPTRQNRFEIVYNLLSLRYNSRIRVKTYTDELTPVDSSVSVHQAANWYEREVWDMFGVFFANHPDLRRILTDYGFEGHPFRKDFPLSGYVEVRYDDEVKRVVAEPVELAQEFRKFDLNSPWEVFPAYREPKDVPKLEAGDKPETK; from the exons ATGGCAGCCCGCTTGGTTGGATTTGTCCGTGGAGGACTAAGTCGGAGCTTTAAAT TTCCTAATCGGAGCGTGGCTTTCGTGCAAGCGAGGTCGGAGGCAACGACAACTGAGACTAGGC CCACAGTAAGGCCTAAAGATGCAGTCACCCACAACCAGCTGTCATCTTTCGGAGAGTATGTGGCAGAGATGCTTCCTAAATATGTGCAGCAGGTTCAG GTGACTTTCTTTAACGAGCTGGAGGTGATGATCCACCCAGATGGGGTGATCCCAGTGCTGACCTTCCTGAGGGACCACACTAATGCCcagtttaaaaatatgacagaCCTGACTGCAGTGGACATCCCCACACGGCAGAATCGCTTTGAG ATTGTGTACAacctcctctctctgcgctACAACTCCCGTATTCGTGTGAAGACCTACACAGATGAGCTGACCCCAGTGGattcttctgtctctgtccaccAAGCAGCCAACTGGTATGAGAGAGAG GTTTGGGATATGTTTGGAGTTTTCTTTGCAAACCACCCAGACTTGAGAAGGATTCTTACTGATTATGGGTTTGAGGGGCATCCCTTCAGAAAGGACTTCCCATTGTCTGGATATGTGGAG GTCCGCTATGATGATGAGGTGAAGCGGGTGGTGGCGGAACCTGTGGAGCTTGCACAGGAATTTCGCAAGTTTGACCTGAACAGTCCTTGGGAGGTGTTCCCAGCCTACCGTGAGCCTAAAGATGTTCCCAAGTTGGAGGCTGGAGACAAACCAGAGACAAAGTAG